One stretch of Anguilla anguilla isolate fAngAng1 chromosome 5, fAngAng1.pri, whole genome shotgun sequence DNA includes these proteins:
- the mgarp gene encoding skin secretory protein xP2 isoform X1, producing the protein MFLCRTAWQRLGPLARKTVTPLSKNVVPVRSMSFGIPGGSGQNIVYYIIGGGSLTAAAVYAYRTISGKEKVAEVSSPAEPSAAEGSTVVEAVVVEEAAAAPAEAAPVETVAAEAAPAEAAPAEAAVAEAAPAETVVAEAAPAEAAAPVEAAPAEAAPAAVEEAAPAVAEAAPPAAEEAAPAVAEATPAVAEEVAPAEAAVAEATPAVEAVAVAEAPAADAAPAPAEEAAPAPAETTGTAPEPAPEAATEAPAA; encoded by the exons ATGTTTCTCTGCAGAACGGCCTGGCAAAGACTTGGGCCTTTGGCAAGGAAGACAGTCACACCATTATccaaaaatg TGGTTCCAGTGCGGTCCATGTCCTTCGGCATACCCGGGGGCTCCGGGCAGAACATCGTGTACTACATCATCGGCGGAGGCTCCCTCACCGCCGCCGCAGTATAT GCCTACAGGACCATAAGCGGCAAGGAGAAGGTGGCAGAAGTCAGCAGTCCAGCAGAACCCA GTGCAGCAGAGG GGTCGACGGTCGTTGAGGCGGTGGTTGTTGAAGAAGCGGCGGCAGCTCCGGCCGAGGCTGCTCCCGTGGAGACCGTTGCCGCGGAAGCAGCGCCTGCAGAGGCCGCTCCAGCGGAGGCCGCGGTTGCCGAGGCCGCTCCCGCGGAAACGGTCGTCGCCGAGGCGGCTCCCGCTGAGGCCGCCGCCCCCGTCGAGGCGGCGCCTGCGGAGGCCGCTCCAGCGGCCGTGGAGGAGGCGGCTCCTGCCGTCGCTGAGGCAGCACCTCCTGCTGCAGAGGAGGCGGCGCCAGCTGTTGCCGAGGCGACCCCCGCTGTGGCGGAGGAGGTGGCTCCAGCAGAGGCGGCGGTTGCCGAGGCGACCCCCGCGGTCGAGGCTGTGGCGGTAGCAGAGGCTCCCGCGGCGGACGCGGCGCCGGCCCCCGCTGAAGAGGCGGCCCCCGCCCCGGCAGAGACCACCGGTACAGCCCCTGAGCCGGCGCCAGAGGCCGCGACAGAGGCCCCCGCCGCCTAG
- the ndufc1 gene encoding NADH dehydrogenase [ubiquinone] 1 subunit C1, mitochondrial, whose amino-acid sequence MPLARALLKATAANKTAARSAYTAAKPDYTNPNWLRVGLAFGSSVALWGLLFKQHSEDVQEYKKRNGLE is encoded by the exons ATGCCTCTAGCCCGTGCATTGTTGAAGGCGACAGCAGCCAACAAGA cGGCTGCCCGTTCAGCTTACACTGCTGCAAAGCCTGACTACACCAACCCCAACTGGTTGCGCGTGGGTCTGGCATTCGGGAGTTCCGTTGCTCTGTGGGGACTG CTTTTCAAGCAGCACAGCGAAGACGTACAGGAATATAAAAAGAGGAATGGACTTGAGTGA
- the mgarp gene encoding skin secretory protein xP2 isoform X2, with the protein MFLCRTAWQRLGPLARKTVTPLSKNVVPVRSMSFGIPGGSGQNIVYYIIGGGSLTAAAVYAYRTISGKEKVAEVSSPAEPSAAEGSTVVEAVVVEEAAAAPAEAAVAEAAPAETVVAEAAPAEAAAPVEAAPAEAAPAAVEEAAPAVAEAAPPAAEEAAPAVAEATPAVAEEVAPAEAAVAEATPAVEAVAVAEAPAADAAPAPAEEAAPAPAETTGTAPEPAPEAATEAPAA; encoded by the exons ATGTTTCTCTGCAGAACGGCCTGGCAAAGACTTGGGCCTTTGGCAAGGAAGACAGTCACACCATTATccaaaaatg TGGTTCCAGTGCGGTCCATGTCCTTCGGCATACCCGGGGGCTCCGGGCAGAACATCGTGTACTACATCATCGGCGGAGGCTCCCTCACCGCCGCCGCAGTATAT GCCTACAGGACCATAAGCGGCAAGGAGAAGGTGGCAGAAGTCAGCAGTCCAGCAGAACCCA GTGCAGCAGAGG GGTCGACGGTCGTTGAGGCGGTGGTTGTTGAAGAAGCGGCGGCAGCTCCGGCCGAG GCCGCGGTTGCCGAGGCCGCTCCCGCGGAAACGGTCGTCGCCGAGGCGGCTCCCGCTGAGGCCGCCGCCCCCGTCGAGGCGGCGCCTGCGGAGGCCGCTCCAGCGGCCGTGGAGGAGGCGGCTCCTGCCGTCGCTGAGGCAGCACCTCCTGCTGCAGAGGAGGCGGCGCCAGCTGTTGCCGAGGCGACCCCCGCTGTGGCGGAGGAGGTGGCTCCAGCAGAGGCGGCGGTTGCCGAGGCGACCCCCGCGGTCGAGGCTGTGGCGGTAGCAGAGGCTCCCGCGGCGGACGCGGCGCCGGCCCCCGCTGAAGAGGCGGCCCCCGCCCCGGCAGAGACCACCGGTACAGCCCCTGAGCCGGCGCCAGAGGCCGCGACAGAGGCCCCCGCCGCCTAG